A DNA window from Fragaria vesca subsp. vesca linkage group LG3, FraVesHawaii_1.0, whole genome shotgun sequence contains the following coding sequences:
- the LOC101309626 gene encoding uncharacterized protein LOC101309626, protein MSSSSKAFQWLSLVGIIWLQSINGTNTTFPAYSSQLKNTLSMSQLQINNLVFASDAGKLFGWFSGIAAIYLPLWLVLMIGSLLGLIGYGVQFLFVTNQLASPAYWQVFLLTMVAGNSVCWINTVCYVVCIRNFPFHQQVAVGLTTSYQGLSAKIYTDIVSAFFSSSPHKRARAYLLLNSLLPLIVCAVVAPFVRDIDVVTGKQPRNMATGFRLMFVITIATGIYAVITSLGSMIGLDRMIGTGVFLLIPLVIPIAEKIRDILSRRWSLADRENKVYNVSIDDQNGLESIESGVVKEEEEEEHTTTVQVHNEVSEVQVQHGFGVREEIGVKLMVRRIDFWLYFLVYFFSATIGLVFLNTLGQITESRGSSKTSSLVSLSSSFGFFGRLMPSLLDYFFARSKHMISRPAFLVAVAAPIAGVFFLLLNPANVSLIISTAVIGVCTGAITSIAVSITTELFGTKKFSINHNVVVANISIGSFLFGYSSALLYRKEGNDDGSCLGMACYKGTFIIWGSLCTLGTVLALMLYARTRKFYSKRS, encoded by the exons ATGTCTTCCTCATCAAAAGCTTTCCAATGGCTAAGCCTTGTGGGCATCATATGGCTTCAATCTATAAACGGAACAAACACCACCTTCCCTGCGTACTCATCCCAACTCAAGAACACTCTCTCCATGTCCCAACTGCAGATCAACAATCTCGTCTTTGCCTCCGACGCAGGGAAACTATTTGGTTGGTTTTCCGGCATTGCTGCTATTTACCTTCCCCTTTGGCTAGTCCTCATGATCGGCTCTCTTCTCGGGTTAATCGGCTACGGCGTGCAATTTCTCTTCGTAACGAACCAACTCGCATCTCCAGCATATTGGCAAGTATTCTTGCTCACCATGGTGGCCGGAAATAGTGTATGTTGGATCAACACTGTTTGCTATGTTGTCTGTATTCGGAACTTTCCGTTTCACCAACAGGTTGCTGTGGGATTAACAACAAGTTACCAAGGATTGAGTGCAAAAATCTACACAGATATTGTCAGTGCTTTCTTTTCTTCTTCACCTCATAAGAGAGCCAGGGCTTATCTTCTTCTAAATTCTCTCCTGCCTTTAATAGTCTGTGCTGTGGTGGCACCGTTCGTGAGAGACATTGATGTGGTTACTGGGAAGCAGCCAAGGAACATGGCAACGGGGTTCAGATTAATGTTTGTGATAACCATTGCCACCGGAATCTATGCGGTCATCACCAGTTTAGGATCAATGATCGGCTTAGACAGAATGATAGGTACCGGGGTGTTCCTACTGATCCCCTTGGTAATCCCAATTGCGGAAAAAATCAGAGATATATTATCAAGAAGATGGAGCCTAGCAGACAGAGAGAACAAAGTGTACAATGTCAGCATAGATGATCAGAATGGCCTTGAGAGCATAGAGAGTGGTGTGGTGAAAGAGGAAGAAGAAGAGGAACATACTACCACAGTGCAGGTTCATAATGAGGTCAGCGAAGTACAGGTTCAGCACGGTTTTGGTGTAAGAGAGGAGATTGGAGTGAAGCTGATGGTGAGAAGGATAGATTTCTGGTTATATTTCCTAGTCTACTTTTTCAGTGCAACAATTGGGCTTGTGTTCTTGAACACCTTGGGACAGATAACAGAGTCAAGAGGCTCATCTAAGACTTCTTCCTTGGTTTCTTTATCTTCTTCATTCGGGTTCTTTGGCCGTCTCATGCCTTCTCTTCTCGATTATTTCTTCGCAAG AAGCAAGCATATGATTTCAAGGCCTGCATTCCTGGTGGCAGTAGCGGCACCGATAGCAGGAGTTTTCTTCTTGCTTCTCAACCCGGCTAACGTCTCCCTTATCATCAGTACCGCCGTTATAGGAGTGTGCACTGGAGCAATTACTTCTATTGCAGTGTCCATAACCACAGAGTTATTCGGGACCAAGAAGTTCTCAATAAATCACAATGTGGTGGTTGCGAATATTTCAATCGGGTCGTTTCTTTTTGGCTACTCGTCTGCTCTTCTTTATCGCAAGGAAGGAAATGATGATGGTAGCTGTTTGGGAATGGCTTGTTACAAAGGCACCTTCATTATCTGGGGTAGTCTTTGTACATTAGGGACTGTTCTAGCTTTAATGCTATATGCAAGAACAAGAAAGTTCTACTCCAAAAGATCATAA
- the LOC101303683 gene encoding F-box/kelch-repeat protein At3g06240-like, translated as MATAEKVEQEPPPLPLEIIREILAWLPVKSIGRFRCVKKSWNSLTHDPNFIKLHYDKATEHEDVLYQRRRVFLSDMWMLYFVNLDESLSRVNLDDNSRNRVVVDKTRVQDFMGLAIHSKGLLFMRSCYREFSLFNPAINQTKNLPCPPTYDMWTDEVCGFGFDVSTLDYKVVHGHFCGDELRFSVYSLKTGSWRVIGSLYPYKRRTQGMEGRVVNGGVHWLVRSVSSSMVIISFVLAEEDVREIPMPPGFNVVEGEEDYYLSVFEGCLCVGKKDALVFWVMKEYGVAKSWTRISITVPFSEGLLSGFVKKSRHLLLLEDQMQPQLAMYNFTKKSFHNLSIRGVREPCSAGFYLESLVSPNNY; from the coding sequence ATGGCAACCGCCGAGAAAGTTGAACAAGAACCACCACCTCTGCCGCTGGAGATCATCCGCGAGATTCTTGCCTGGCTGCCGGTGAAGTCCATAGGCCGATTCAGGTGTGTCAAAAAGTCTTGGAATTCTCTAACCCACGACCCTAACTTTATCAAGTTGCACTACGACAAGGCCACTGAACATGAGGATGTGTTATACCAAAGAAGAAGAGTCTTCCTTAGTGATATGTGGATGCTTTACTTTGTTAATCTTGATGAGTCTCTCAGTCGTGTTAACCTTGATGATAATTCTAGGAATCGTGTTGTAGTAGACAAAACACGTGTTCAAGATTTCATGGGTTTGGCGATTCATAGCAAAGGCTTGTTGTTTATGCGGTCTTGTTACCGTGAGTTTAGTTTGTTTAACCCTGCAATCAACCAGACCAAGAATCTGCCTTGCCCACCAACGTATGATATGTGGACTGATGAAGTTTGCGGGTTTGGATTCGATGTGTCTACGCTGGATTACAAGGTGGTTCATGGACATTTCTGTGGAGATGAACTTAGGTTTAGTGTTTATTCATTGAAAACCGGTTCTTGGCGTGTCATTGGAAGTCTATATCCTTACAAACGTCGGACACAGGGTATGGAGGGGAGAGTGGTGAATGGAGGTGTTCATTGGTTGGTTCGCAGTGTATCATCATCCATGGTTATCATATCTTTTGTTTTAGCAGAGGAGGATGTTCGTGAGATTCCAATGCCGCCGGGTTTTAATGTTGTTGAAGGTGAAGAAGACTACTATCTCAGTGTTTTTGAGGGATGCCTATGTGTGGGTAAGAAGGATGCCTTGGTATTTTGGGTGATGAAAGAATACGGAGTGGCCAAATCCTGGACTAGAATAAGCATCACTGTGCCCTTTTCTGAAGGATTACTTTCCGGCTTTGTGAAGAAAAGTCGTCATCTGTTACTGCTTGAAGATCAAATGCAACCGCAGTTGGCTATGTACAATTTTACTAAAAAGAGCTTTCACAATCTTTCAATTCGTGGAGTTCGTGAACCTTGTTCTGCTGGGTTCTACCTGGAGAGCCTTGTGTCACCCAATAACTATTAA
- the LOC101303977 gene encoding F-box/kelch-repeat protein At3g06240-like: MAEPKNQTRLLHLPTEVIREILGWLPVKSLCRFRCVSNTWLSLISEPIFVNSHFNKALEHQHVFHQRRRVVIRDSWLCRLHTLNLDECLLNHTNVDNLGDDVVVVPTQLKRRRFTKFVLYANGLLLLKSYFVFYLLNPATKEHKIVPNPPQMYISSHWLYGFGFDVSTLDYKVVRGEFFQFDVGFSVYSLKTGSWRAISNRYPYESLQPGMQGRVLNGSIHWLVCRNCSNVPSMVLLCFGLADEEVQEIPLPPEFLVDFNIEDGKYYFLDIFQECLCVGRTDDFEFWVMKEYGLAKSWSKISISLPCSEGILSGFVKNNHHLLLDLPQHRLVMYNFEDGSSRNLSVGSSYKVDFVGCYLESLVSPNHYHMTDGEH; the protein is encoded by the coding sequence ATGGCGGAGCCCAAGAACCAGACGCGACTCCTACACCTCCCCACGGAGGTCATACGCGAGATTCTAGGCTGGCTTCCCGTGAAATCCCTCTGCCGATTCAGGTGTGTCTCAAACACATGGCTCTCTCTAATCTCTGAACCCATCTTTGTGAACTCACACTTCAACAAAGCCCTTGAGCATCAACATGTCTTCCACCAAAGACGAAGAGTTGTGATTAGAGACTCTTGGCTATGCCGCCTCCACACTCTCAACCTTGATGAGTGTCTTCTCAATCATACAAATGTTGATAATCTTGGTGACGATGTTGTAGTTGTACCTACTCAACTCAAGCGTCGTAGATTTACCAAGTTCGTGTTGTACGCTAATGGGTTGTTGTTGTTGAAGTCGTACTTTGTGTTTTATTTGCTAAACCCGGCAACTAAGGAACACAAGATAGTACCAAACCCACCACAGATGTATATATCGTCTCATTGGCTGTATGGGTTTGGCTTTGATGTATCCACTCTTGATTACAAGGTGGTTCGGGGCGAGTTCTTTCAGTTTGATGTTGGGTTTAGTGTTTATTCATTGAAAACCGGGTCCTGGAGAGCGATTTCGAACCGATATCCCTATGAAAGTTTACAGCCTGGTATGCAGGGGAGAGTTTTGAATGGGAGTATTCACTGGTTGGTTTGTAGAAACTGCAGTAATGTGCCATCCATGGTTCTGTTGTGTTTTGGTTTAGCTGACGAGGAAGTTCAAGAGATTCCACTACCACCTGAGTTCCTTGTTGATTTCAACATTGAAGATGGCAAGTATTATTTCCTTGACATTTTCCAGGAATGCCTGTGTGTGGGGAGGACTGATGATTTCGAGTTTTGGGTCATGAAGGAATACGGACTGGCAAAGTCTTGGAGTAAAATAAGCATCTCCTTGCCATGTAGCGAAGGGATACTTTCCGGTTTCGTGAAGAACAATCATCATCTGTTGCTTGATTTGCCCCAACACCGTCTGGTTATGTACAATTTTGAAGATGGAAGCTCTCGGAATCTTTCAGTTGGGAGTAGTTACAAAGTTGATTTTGTTGGGTGCTACTTGGAGAGCCTTGTTTCGCCTAATCACTATCATATGACTGATGGAGAACATTAG
- the LOC101309920 gene encoding uncharacterized protein LOC101309920, with product MQHDGTLQIKKYFPKHSCARVHENPAVRTPYLIRKFADIIRLNPNVTTNSLMETMAAGVKSKVSFQQAYRTKVAALELLEKSMQEQYARVQDYAVELRRVDPNTTVDIMCDFDNPGQLPVFKRMYICLSALKMGFRAGCRPVLGFDGCHLKSAYGGQLLSVVGLDPNNSTWMVAYAMVEQESKDSWDWFLRLLVNDLEITGRGNGWTFISDKQKGIERACEDVVPLAEQRFCVRHMWTNFNKLYRGKTLKDQLWEIAKSTTIPYYTKEMTMMKEMDPLAHDWLTDPLRPPKTWCRAHFSTHLKCDVLLNNLCESFNAFILPARSKTVISCFEEIRVRMMRRIVMRRDKMSKVEDLICPKPRELLEKNKVKSATDCIPYATGSPQIEIESFGGSRHVVDLERRSCACRRWDLTGIPCKHVISAINFVRQSPKDYIDPCYLTKTYMVVYSNTVKPVNGMNLWIPCGEPAILPLEYNRQPGRPRNKRFKDASELNLEGTKLGRVQKSLKCGNCGVLGHNRKTCHKHLPPKDKTVAAKKRKLNTDVGSSGSKPKGTKPPLKTKDELRAKAVRRAKQEKEARDVKKAAARGTTAPARRGRPPKPTSSNANASSAPQASQASSRVSVRIQQRNAGK from the exons ATGCAGCATGATGGCACACTGCAGATCAAGAAATACTTTCCCAAACATTCTTGTGCAAGGGTCCATGAGAATCCTGCTGTCAGAACCCCCTACCTTATTAGGAAGTTTGCTGACATTATTAGGCTCAATCCTAATGTTACCACAA ACTCTCTTATGGAAACCATGGCAGCTGGTGTGAAATCGAAAGTCTCGTTTCAACAAGCTTATAGAACCAAGGTGGCTGCTTTGGAGTTGCTTGAGAAGAGCATGCAAGAGCAATATGCAAGGGTCCAAGACTATGCTGTTGAATTGAGGAGAGTTGATCCAAACACCACAGTAGACATTATGTGTGATTTTGACAATCCTGGTCAACTCCCAGTGTTTAAGAGGATGTACATTTGTCTTAGTGCATTAAAGATGGGTTTTAGAGCTGGATGCAGACCTGTGTTAGGGTTTGATGGTTGTCATTTAAAAAGTGCTTATGGAGGTCAACTTTTATCAGTAGTAGGGCTTGATCCAAACAACAGTACTTGGATGGTCGCTTATGCTATGGTGGAGCAAGAGAGCAAAGACTCATGGGATTGGTTTCTAAGGTTGTTGGTGAATGATTTAGAGATAACTGGAAGAGGCAATGGATGGACATTTATATCAGACAAGCAGAAGGGAATAGAGAGAGCTTGTGAGGATGTGGTTCCACTTGCAGAACAAAGGTTCTGTGTTAGGCATATGTGGACCAATTTCAATAAGTTATATCGGGGAAAGACGCTGAAGGATCAATTGTGGGAAATAGCCAAGTCTACAACCATTCCCTACTACACCAAAGAGATGACTATGATGAAGGAAATGGACCCTTTAGCTCATGACTGGTTAACAG ATCCCTTACGACCACCAAAGACTTGGTGTCGGGCACACTTTAGTACCCATCTGAAATGTGATGTTCTTCTCAATAACTTATGTGAAAGTTTTAATGCTTTCATTTTACCTGCTAGATCCAAAACTGTGATTTCTTGCTTTGAGGAGATTAGGGTAAGGATGATGAGAAGGATTGTAATGAGAAGAGACAAGATGAGCAAAGTGGAGGACCTTATCTGCCCCAAGCCAAGGGAACTTTTGGAGAAAAACAAAGTTAAATCTGCCACAGACTGTATTCCTTATGCCACTGGCAGCCCTCAAATTGAGATAGAGAGCTTTGGAGGAAGTAGGCATGTGGTTGATCTGGAAAGAAGAAGTTGTGCATGTAGGAGGTGGGATCTCACTGGCATTCCATGCAAACATGTCATATCGGCGATCAACTTTGTGCGGCAAAGTCCGAAAGACTATATAGATCCTTGTTACCTTACGAAGACTTATATGGTCGTTTACTCTAACACAGTCAAGCCGGTGAATGGAATGAACTTGTGGATCCCTTGTGGTGAACCTGCTATCCTCCCCCTAGAGTATAATAGGCAGCCAGGGAGACCAAGGAATAAAAGATTCAAAGATGCATCTGAACTAAATTTAGAGGGTACAAAGCTTGGGAGGGTGCAAAAGAGTTTGAAGTGTGGCAACTGTGGGGTTCTAGGTCACAACAGAAAGACTTGCCACAAACATCTTCCTCCCAAAGACAAGACAGTTGCAGCAAAGAAGAGAAAGCTGAACACAGATGTGGGTTCATCTGGTTCTAAG CCTAAGGGTACCAAACCACCCCTAAAGACAAAAGATGAGCTTAGAGCAAAGGCAGTTAGAAGAGCCAAGCAAGAGAAG GAAGCTAGGGATGTAAAGAAAGCAGCAGCTAGGGGAACAACAGCACCTGCAAGAAGAGGGAGACCACCAAAACCTACTTCAAGCAATGCAAACGCATCTTCTGCACCACAAGCTTCACAAGCTTCATCAAGGGTGTCTGTGAGAATCCAACAAAGGAATGCTGGAAAATAG
- the LOC101310206 gene encoding pentatricopeptide repeat-containing protein At4g37380, chloroplastic-like encodes MFHRRLSYAKTIGNLVNQGQNSQAIALFRLVRENGFEVTEFLLSAILRACGRVSALKQGKQLHCMAIKHGFNHDTILMTSLLDLYCKCNEIKDARKVFDEMPQRDVIANNCMISGLCWSRLTLEAIGLFNNMSKRDVGSWNSLISGLAQNSEGRAGLALFEEMRVEGAEVDVLTMVSVVSICADLAALRNGREVHCLVMKYGFELYLPVGNAVVDMYAKCGCMENAWLCFRSMPMKNVVSWTALIAGYGKQGQGVEALKAFDAMEIGGVWPNSITFLGALYACSHAGLVQEGWRIFNMMVSKYSIAPTMEHYTCMVDLLARSGCFNEAYSFIKRMPIKPDPKLLTAFLSSCYSYKKLELGKIVGKKLIESEPEEAGAYMLLSNFYGIVGDLASVAKVRRLMLDRGIRKEKASTWIEINKTVHSFQSGDRSHPLSEDMYSYLQHLFRKLKINGYVPNTSMVMQNVDEQTKEVIVLGHSEKLAIAFGLISTPPGTRILIVKNLRMCTDCHVVTGLISKIEGREIVARDSSRFHHFKDGLCSCGNHW; translated from the coding sequence ATGTTCCATAGAAGACTATCATATGCCAAGACCATCGGTAATCTCGTCAACCAGGGGCAAAATAGTCAAGCAATAGCTCTGTTTCGCCTAGTGCGGGAAAACGGGTTTGAAGTCACAGAGTTTCTTCTCTCAGCGATTCTGCGAGCTTGTGGAAGAGTCTCTGCATTAAAACAAGGCAAGCAGCTTCACTGCATGGCCATCAAACATGGGTTCAATCACGACACGATTCTAATGACGTCACTTCTTGACTTGTACTGTAAATGCAATGAGATCAAAGACGCCCGAAAAGTGTTTGATGAAATGCCTCAGAGAGATGTGATTGCCAATAACTGCATGATCTCTGGACTGTGTTGGTCTCGATTGACTTTAGAGGCGATTGGGTTGTTTAACAACATGTCGAAAAGAGACGTTGGGTCTTGGAATTCGCTGATTTCGGGCCTTGCGCAGAACTCGGAAGGGAGGGCCGGATTGGCTTTGTTTGAGGAAATGAGAGTGGAGGGAGCTGAGGTTGATGTGTTGACCATGGTGAGTGTTGTTTCGATTTGTGCTGATCTTGCGGCGTTGCGTAACGGTAGGGAAGTGCATTGTTTGGTGATGAAGTATGGATTCGAGTTGTATTTGCCCGTTGGGAATGCTGTTGTTGACATGTATGCGAAATGTGGGTGCATGGAGAATGCTTGGTTGTGTTTCAGGAGCATGCCTATGAAGAATGTGGTTTCGTGGACTGCTTTGATTGCCGGTTATGGGAAACAAGGCCAGGGAGTAGAAGCTTTGAAGGCGTTTGATGCAATGGAAATAGGAGGTGTTTGGCCAAACAGTATCACATTCTTGGGTGCGTTGTATGCGTGTAGTCATGCAGGATTAGTACAAGAAGGATGGAGGATTTTCAACATGATGGTGAGTAAGTACTCGATCGCACCCACGATGGAGCATTATACATGTATGGTGGATCTTCTAGCACGATCAGGGTGTTTCAATGAGGCGTACAGCTTCATCAAGAGGATGCCTATAAAACCAGACCCAAAGTTGCTGACAGCATTTCTAAGTTCATGTTACTCCTACAAGAAGTTAGAGCTAGGAAAGATTGTTGGGAAGAAACTAATTGAATCAGAACCTGAAGAAGCAGGAGCCTATATGTTGCTCTCCAACTTCTATGGGATTGTTGGGGACCTTGCGAGTGTGGCAAAAGTGAGAAGATTAATGCTAGATAGAGGAATAAGAAAGGAAAAGGCAAGCACTTGGATTGAGATTAACAAAACTGTTCACAGCTTTCAGTCAGGAGACAGATCACATCCCTTAAGTGAAGACATGTACAGCTACTTGCAACATCTTTTCCGGAAGTTGAAAATTAACGGGTATGTTCCAAACACAAGCATGGTGATGCAAAACGTGGATGAACAGACAAAGGAGGTGATAGTCCTCGGTCATAGTGAGAAACTGGCAATTGCATTTGGCCTAATCAGCACGCCTCCAGGTACCCGTATCCTTATAGTTAAGAACCTAAGAATGTGCACAGACTGTCATGTAGTAACCGGCTTAATTTCCAAGATTGAAGGGAGGGAGATTGTTGCAAGGGACTCGAGTCGGTTCCATCATTTCAAAGATGGACTATGCTCTTGTGGAAATCATTGGTGA
- the LOC101304260 gene encoding protein LURP-one-related 7-like yields the protein MDNSVLIHPTSSEIPVDLFVSKKHPGLPRGDLGFLDSSGNVVYKVTHQSLKSSSNKRVLLDAAGNPLLTLCLSNSGCWQGYKGGEAEDSQLIFRVQRTKNKLTRVELEVFIVGEISTEPATCDFKVKGFPFQKSCNIYSGNLIVAQTSLMYKLHQPFPKRGKFRLTIFPGSVDHALVAALIVIFLD from the exons ATGGACAATTCAGTTCTTATACATCCCACGAGTTCTGAAATCCCGGTCGATCTCTTTGTCTCCAAGAAACATCCTGGCCTGCCACGTGGCGACTTGGGTTTCCTGGATTCATCTGGTAACGTGGTTTACAAAGTCACCCATCAATCTCTCAAGTCATCATCCAATAAGCGCGTGTTGCTTGATGCCGCTGGAAATCCTCTGCTTACTTTGTGCCTCAGTAAT AGTGGATGTTGGCAAGGATACAAGGGTGGTGAAGCTGAGGATAGTCAGTTGATATTCAGAGTGCAGAGAACGAAAAACAAACTTACTCGAGTTGAGCTGGAGGTGTTTATTGTTGGTGAGATTTCGACAGAGCCGGCAACCTGTGATTTCAAAGTTAAAGGCTTCCCTTTCCAAAAATCATGCAACATCTATAGTGGCAATCTCATAGTTGCTCAG ACTAGTCTCATGTACAAATTGCACCAGCCTTTTCCCAAGAGGGGAAAATTTCGATTGACCATATTTCCTGGATCTGTCGATCATGCTTTGGTTGCTGCCTTAATTGTAATATTTCTTGATTGA